From one Saprospiraceae bacterium genomic stretch:
- a CDS encoding phosphoesterase, translated as MKKSLHPPLYFLLCGLLFFVGCRSTKINSSRGSDYIAPYDHLTLSADQAPYLMPYNRLLEPAGQSVRFGDGAYENHSLDVVILPDDKTVCVEDRYGIAFFETPTQKMVYRWSYADDAKYRGSMSTYSGIASIVYHDSLFIFWSAGGRQLTGKDGSNANSYVFQAYWDGKKIEIINLFPFKAEAPATIALPNQVLARIEGEDLYFYTVLNGNNKAVKTRVRDHKQIWQSNTGVAPYCIEIIQDKVYVTNWAGPVPDAADGLETAGIPWGQAYIDPKTGAMSQGSVTLLDASTGMVKKQIPVGLHPNAILSDPDKNYIYVVNGNSDNISVIDVITDEVMDTIAVGLFDTYRAYIGSTPNALAMTEDGKTLFVTNGMDNAVCVIDRHKDALQLSYEIKGYIPTEAYPSGIVVHQNTLIVTNLESTGARAFDLVKAHHRDTVKTVKVYNAHHQLASISFIPVPSEDQLKTHTANVKKLSLEYRLALTDLLPRPDIAPTPVPERIGEPSVFKHVLYIIKENRTYDQVLGDLKEGRGMPSLCIFGDTVTPNQHKLARDYVLMDNYHVSGKGSAEGHHWANAAMVTDYTEKSVRAWFRSYPHVLNDAMVYNKNGLLWNNALDHGKSVKIYGEACDFNYDKTKYNWSTLYNMWSAGTLSSFDFKNTTTISRIRPVLSATFPGGADLSVTDQMRADAFIKELGEIESMPGDQLPNLMIMALPNDHTAGTNPNFPTPRAMVADNDLAVGRIVEALTHSRFADNTVIFISEDDSQAGWDHISAYRTTGFVVSAYSRLKKTVGTNYNQTSMVRTIEQILGLPPMNVLDATALPMFHCFNDVPNTSYQYKAVKNNIPLNEMNPQRQNLQGAALKWSDRSVQYAFHIIDQGKDDLLNRILWYSVKGSQPYPAKYAGEADDDD; from the coding sequence ATGAAAAAATCTTTGCATCCTCCGTTATATTTTCTTCTGTGCGGCCTACTATTTTTCGTAGGCTGTAGAAGCACAAAAATCAATTCAAGTCGTGGTTCGGATTATATAGCACCCTATGATCATCTTACTTTGTCAGCTGACCAGGCTCCTTATCTTATGCCCTACAACAGACTGCTGGAGCCAGCCGGGCAATCAGTTCGTTTTGGCGATGGAGCTTACGAAAATCATAGCCTGGATGTGGTGATATTACCCGATGACAAAACAGTATGCGTAGAAGATCGGTACGGGATCGCTTTTTTTGAGACCCCTACTCAAAAAATGGTGTATCGATGGAGCTATGCAGACGATGCAAAGTATAGGGGTAGTATGAGCACCTATTCGGGGATCGCTTCTATTGTGTATCACGATTCTCTGTTTATTTTTTGGAGTGCCGGAGGACGACAATTAACCGGCAAGGACGGAAGTAATGCGAATTCATATGTATTTCAAGCTTATTGGGATGGCAAAAAAATAGAGATTATAAACTTATTTCCATTTAAAGCGGAGGCTCCGGCTACCATCGCATTGCCAAACCAGGTGCTGGCCAGGATAGAGGGTGAGGATCTATATTTTTATACAGTATTAAATGGAAATAATAAGGCCGTAAAAACAAGGGTGCGGGATCATAAACAAATATGGCAATCCAATACCGGGGTAGCGCCTTATTGCATAGAAATCATACAGGACAAAGTATATGTGACCAATTGGGCGGGACCAGTGCCGGATGCCGCTGATGGTCTGGAGACTGCCGGTATACCCTGGGGACAGGCCTATATCGATCCCAAAACCGGGGCGATGTCTCAAGGATCCGTCACGCTGCTGGATGCAAGTACCGGCATGGTAAAAAAACAAATTCCAGTAGGTCTACATCCAAATGCCATACTCAGCGATCCAGACAAAAACTATATCTATGTAGTCAATGGCAATAGCGATAATATCTCTGTGATAGATGTCATCACTGATGAGGTAATGGATACGATCGCTGTGGGCCTGTTCGACACCTATAGAGCATATATCGGCAGTACTCCTAATGCCCTGGCGATGACCGAAGACGGAAAAACTTTGTTTGTAACTAATGGCATGGACAATGCAGTTTGTGTCATTGACCGACACAAGGACGCCTTACAACTCAGCTATGAAATCAAAGGATATATCCCCACAGAAGCTTATCCTTCGGGCATCGTGGTGCATCAAAATACATTGATCGTCACCAACCTGGAATCTACCGGAGCCCGCGCCTTTGACCTGGTCAAAGCCCATCATCGGGATACCGTCAAAACCGTAAAAGTGTATAATGCACACCATCAACTCGCTTCTATATCCTTCATCCCCGTACCCAGTGAGGATCAATTAAAGACCCATACAGCCAATGTAAAAAAATTGAGCTTGGAATACCGGTTAGCGCTGACAGATCTGCTACCGCGGCCCGATATCGCTCCTACACCTGTGCCGGAAAGGATCGGCGAACCTTCGGTTTTTAAACATGTCTTGTATATCATCAAAGAAAACAGAACTTATGACCAGGTATTGGGGGATCTGAAAGAAGGCAGAGGCATGCCCTCTCTGTGCATATTTGGAGATACGGTCACCCCCAATCAACATAAATTGGCCAGGGACTATGTATTGATGGACAATTATCATGTGTCAGGCAAAGGATCGGCAGAAGGTCATCACTGGGCCAATGCAGCCATGGTCACTGATTATACTGAAAAAAGTGTGAGGGCCTGGTTTAGAAGTTACCCGCATGTGTTGAATGACGCCATGGTCTACAATAAAAATGGATTATTGTGGAATAATGCTTTAGATCACGGGAAATCAGTAAAAATCTACGGTGAGGCCTGCGATTTTAATTATGATAAAACAAAATACAATTGGTCGACCCTATACAATATGTGGAGTGCCGGCACCCTGAGCTCTTTTGATTTTAAGAACACGACTACCATCTCCCGTATCCGTCCGGTCTTATCTGCTACGTTTCCAGGTGGAGCGGATCTTTCCGTCACGGATCAAATGCGTGCCGATGCATTTATCAAAGAACTGGGCGAAATCGAATCTATGCCAGGAGACCAACTACCCAATCTCATGATCATGGCTTTACCCAATGACCATACAGCCGGTACCAACCCGAATTTTCCGACGCCCAGGGCTATGGTAGCTGATAATGACCTGGCAGTCGGCAGAATAGTAGAAGCCCTCACCCACAGCCGTTTTGCTGACAACACCGTGATTTTTATTTCTGAAGATGATTCGCAAGCTGGATGGGACCATATCTCTGCTTATAGGACTACCGGTTTTGTAGTGAGCGCTTATTCAAGATTAAAAAAGACAGTGGGTACGAACTACAATCAAACATCAATGGTACGTACGATAGAACAGATATTAGGATTGCCTCCGATGAATGTACTGGATGCTACTGCCTTACCTATGTTTCATTGTTTTAATGATGTGCCCAATACTTCTTATCAATACAAAGCCGTAAAAAATAATATCCCCTTGAATGAGATGAATCCTCAGAGACAAAATCTGCAGGGTGCTGCTTTAAAATGGAGCGATCGATCGGTCCAATACGCCTTCCATATTATAGATCAGGGTAAAGATGATTTATTAAACCGCATCCTCTGGTATTCTGTAAAAGGCAGTCAACCCTATCCTGCCAAATATGCCGGGGAGGCTGATGACGACGATTAA
- a CDS encoding mechanosensitive ion channel, producing METLKRFLEFEIISLGDYHVKLFTILTVFLILLITRLLLWIIKKSLFRKQTLQGLDRGNIYAIFQIIKYVVWVIAIGLTMETIGIKVTVLIAGSAALLVGIGLGLQQTFNDIISGIILLSERTIKVDDILEIDGDIVKIQGIGLRTSKGLNRDDISIIIPNSLITTNKVINWSHQNRKTRFKINVGVAYGSNIDLVEKVLVDSVLEHPEISDKILIEARFLDFNNSSLDFQVLFFSEEVFRIEKIKSDIRKIINRKFIEHGIKIPFPQLDLHLMSHKNSLGLE from the coding sequence ATGGAAACCTTAAAACGATTTTTAGAATTTGAAATCATTAGCCTTGGAGATTATCATGTAAAATTGTTTACAATACTTACAGTTTTCCTGATTTTATTGATTACCAGGCTGCTACTGTGGATTATCAAAAAATCTCTCTTTAGGAAACAAACGCTGCAGGGCCTGGATAGAGGTAATATCTATGCTATTTTTCAGATCATTAAATATGTGGTATGGGTCATCGCCATTGGACTCACTATGGAAACGATTGGAATCAAAGTGACTGTTTTGATAGCCGGATCAGCAGCCTTGTTGGTAGGGATTGGCCTAGGGCTCCAACAGACTTTTAATGATATCATTTCCGGCATCATTTTATTATCCGAACGGACGATTAAAGTAGATGATATCCTGGAGATAGATGGAGATATAGTCAAAATTCAGGGTATAGGTCTTCGTACTTCCAAAGGGCTCAACCGGGATGATATCTCCATCATCATTCCCAATTCATTGATCACTACCAATAAAGTAATCAACTGGAGCCATCAGAACAGAAAAACCCGGTTTAAAATCAATGTAGGCGTCGCTTACGGTAGCAATATAGACCTGGTGGAAAAAGTGTTAGTCGATAGTGTATTGGAACACCCCGAGATATCCGATAAAATCCTTATTGAAGCCCGATTTTTGGACTTTAATAACTCCTCTCTCGATTTTCAGGTCTTGTTTTTTAGTGAAGAAGTATTTAGAATTGAAAAAATAAAAAGTGATATCCGCAAGATCATCAATAGAAAATTTATTGAGCACGGTATTAAAATTCCTTTCCCGCAATTGGATTTGCACCTGATGTCGCACAAAAATAGTTTAGGCCTGGAGTAA
- a CDS encoding peptidase M19, with amino-acid sequence MTQFNIDLHCHPSIKPYGKSFNRTAGENSKDKSRRNSIWYYDPPQGLDKIVQKFTKLTKFSQSNFSALAYGQVRIICASLYSIERGLVSLNHVGSGPAADIIANLVSGIGRKRIDFLQNNTDYFDDVTREYAYYKQLDDTVINFRGESPRKYVLVKNYAHLQELMNTNEPNTGIETIYVIITLEGAHNLHSTRPAQLASVLQNIDQLKSWDHKPFFITFAHHFYNDFCGHAESLADWIQDWFTNQEPFMNTGINPMGWSVMEKLMDDTDGGRIHIDIKHMSPLSRKQYIDFLKNECTEEYELKKLPLIVSHGACNGLASMDHPEYTPGLEGTASRMYAGDINFYDNEIVELAKSGGIFGLQLDERRIGSKQYIGQVHINSGSKTKRMHSNSKLVWNNIQHIVQLLDQHDVFAWDSIAIGSDNDGIIDPINLFWTSEEMDDLVQYIERHAHNFLSDPASEIKNDYNRISAAEAVQRIFHSNSMEFFRKYFHSSNSNGIV; translated from the coding sequence ATGACACAATTTAATATAGATCTGCATTGCCACCCATCGATCAAGCCTTATGGTAAAAGTTTTAATCGCACCGCGGGTGAAAACTCCAAAGATAAAAGCAGGCGCAATTCAATCTGGTATTATGATCCCCCACAGGGCCTGGACAAGATCGTCCAGAAATTTACCAAGCTGACTAAATTTTCTCAAAGCAATTTTAGCGCCCTGGCCTATGGGCAGGTGAGGATCATCTGTGCTTCGTTATATTCGATAGAGCGCGGCTTAGTATCATTAAATCATGTTGGGTCCGGTCCTGCAGCTGACATCATCGCCAACCTGGTCTCCGGTATCGGCCGCAAAAGAATAGACTTTCTCCAAAACAATACGGATTATTTCGACGATGTGACCAGGGAATATGCCTATTACAAACAACTGGATGATACGGTGATCAATTTTAGAGGGGAGAGCCCTCGCAAATATGTCTTAGTCAAAAACTATGCGCACCTCCAGGAGCTCATGAATACCAACGAACCCAATACAGGTATAGAGACCATCTATGTGATCATCACCCTCGAAGGAGCCCATAATCTGCATAGTACCCGTCCTGCTCAACTGGCTTCCGTGTTGCAAAACATTGATCAGTTAAAATCATGGGACCACAAACCCTTTTTTATAACGTTTGCTCATCACTTTTACAATGATTTTTGTGGTCATGCCGAGAGCCTGGCAGATTGGATCCAGGACTGGTTTACCAATCAGGAGCCGTTTATGAATACTGGTATCAACCCCATGGGCTGGTCTGTGATGGAGAAGCTGATGGATGACACGGATGGCGGCAGGATACATATCGATATCAAACATATGAGCCCACTGTCCCGCAAACAGTATATTGATTTTTTGAAAAACGAATGCACGGAAGAGTATGAATTAAAAAAATTGCCCCTTATCGTCAGCCACGGCGCTTGCAATGGTCTGGCCAGTATGGATCACCCCGAATATACTCCAGGACTGGAAGGAACTGCCTCCAGGATGTATGCAGGAGATATTAATTTTTATGACAATGAAATCGTAGAACTCGCCAAAAGCGGGGGCATCTTTGGCCTTCAATTGGACGAAAGGCGTATCGGATCCAAACAATATATCGGTCAGGTGCACATCAATAGTGGCTCAAAGACTAAAAGAATGCACTCCAATTCCAAATTGGTATGGAACAATATTCAGCACATCGTACAGCTGCTGGACCAGCATGATGTATTTGCCTGGGATAGTATAGCGATTGGATCAGATAATGATGGCATCATAGATCCGATCAATTTATTCTGGACCTCCGAAGAGATGGATGACCTCGTGCAATATATTGAAAGGCATGCTCATAATTTTTTATCGGACCCTGCTTCGGAGATCAAAAATGATTACAATCGGATCTCGGCGGCAGAGGCAGTACAAAGGATATTTCATAGCAATTCGATGGAGTTTTTTAGAAAGTATTTTCATTCATCTAACAGCAATGGGATAGTTTAA
- a CDS encoding DUF1801 domain-containing protein, protein MSINLKIKNLVELYDLLPENERIIVDILRDIISAHIPDIKEKISYNVPFFYRNKSLCLVWPASIPRGGIKKGVLLGFCYGHLLEDIDQYLTHGTNKQIFYKIYQAPEEIDEEAIAKLLRAAVNLDNTKRK, encoded by the coding sequence ATGTCCATCAACCTCAAAATAAAAAATCTCGTAGAGCTATACGATCTCCTGCCGGAAAATGAACGTATTATAGTAGATATTCTGCGTGATATCATCAGCGCACATATACCTGATATCAAAGAAAAAATATCCTACAATGTACCTTTCTTTTACAGGAACAAAAGTCTGTGCCTCGTTTGGCCTGCTAGTATACCCAGGGGAGGCATTAAAAAAGGAGTATTGTTAGGATTCTGTTATGGGCATCTGCTGGAGGATATCGATCAATACCTGACGCATGGTACCAACAAACAAATTTTTTATAAAATCTATCAGGCTCCTGAAGAGATAGATGAGGAAGCTATAGCCAAATTGTTGCGAGCTGCTGTCAATTTGGACAATACGAAGAGAAAGTGA